The genomic interval cagcccatatgatataaaaatgagagattttttttaattagatagaaaaattaagcataaaaactcaaaattttttaattttacctgggtaatacccattaagaatgCACCCATATTGCCTGACCAGTCGGGCTTTGAGGACGTTGGAtgtatttaattttctaattttagagtAAGATTCAATGATCACCGGTTGTCTAATCAGTTAGTTCCATGTGgccttttgttttattttttttttgtattttttttttttggtattagtGTAGGGAAGAGAGTAAAAATCTGAAATGATTttcttataaaaagaaaaaagaaatgtcAAAGCATTTTGAATGATGgtattttttaagagaaaattacactcactatggaattttaaaaaatatttaattaaatatgacacttttaagtttgaccaatttatatagtattttttttttttttgtttttaggtagttttatggtatttgatatgccatatatatgtaaattatgtttttaaatctcatatttaatgtttttatttgtttaggtaGTTTTATTTGTTACTGATGCCGGAAAAGTTGTCGGAATTTGTTGTCGGTGCTAacactaaatatcaaaattcgCGACGGTTCTAAAAGCGATTTTTTTTGGAACtgtcgctaaaaaaattaagtgactATTTAAAATCATCAggaaaaatttagtattcccaaaaatttaaaatcataGTAAATAAAATAGGCGacgatttttaataaaatacaaattttaggAGAGCCTTATAATAGGGGTCCATTATAAAATCGTCACTTACTTCTCGCCACATTTCCCACGTGTCcacctacttttttttttttctatttctccCATGCCCACCTATTTCTTATCACCTATTTCTTCTCCATTTCCTACACCCTAAAACGAAAATCATAACTCTCTGAAATCCCACCCACGCCTCCCCACCATCGCCCTCCTCTCTTCCcgtcttcctccctctctcgatctccCTTTCTTCTCGTCTGTCTCGTTTATCGATCTCTACCCACCCCTCCTCCCATCGGTCTCCCTCTCCTCTCCGTCGCAtacgtcggaccaccaccacctctcgtccgtctccctctctctttctctctctctccgagctcggtataaatacatttatttatatatttttatatttattatatatttattttgttattgtataaatttaatgtgttttaaagttagtttttattgtaataaaattaattagttattttattttaatttaagtaaaattataaaactaatgcaAGAAAAAAATGGGGGAAAATACAGaaaaatctatatttttctctctctcttttttttttttacattctcgACGGTTTAAAATCGTTGCCTATACCCTGTTATAGGCGACAGTTCAAAACCGTCGGGAAGTCCACATTAGCGACGATTTTTAACCGTCGCCTATTTTGTCCTTTTTGCGATAGTCGTATAGGCGATTGTTGTAGAAACCGACAAGAATACATTAAATAACTGTTTAAAAATATCGAGAAAAaccatttttgtagtagtgtaaaaAAATCACCGGAGTAGCTGTCGGTGTCAAAAAAGTCGTTGAAGTTACTACCGACGctaaaaaaatcatcaaaattagcattgtcgctggaaaaatcaccGAAAATACCAAGAAATtgatttcttggtaattttttcggTGACAATGCGAATTTCGACAACTTTTTCAACATTAGCAGCTGCTTTGACGACTTTTTCGGCACTGACAGCAAATttcagaaaagtcgtcagaatttgcatagtcgctggaaaaatcactaagaaactgaagaaaccagtttcttggtgatttttctggtGATAATGCTAATTCCGTTGACTTTTTCGGTGCCAACAGCAACTCTGATGACTTTCCCAGCGCCGGCAGCAACTCTAGTGACTTTCTCAACAAGTATATGCCAACTTTTTTTAATATTCGTAATAAGGaaatgatataattttattatttacaacaatcaaattaattaaatacaactATTGTAATGTCAATGTAGGAATATTAAAAGTATTAGTATCTTGTTATGTACACAACTTAtaaccactactacaaaaaccccctttagaggcggtttttaagccctttcagcgtcggttttcgcgaaattcgctaccgacgctgatcagggcgacgctaaagggtttatatgaaccgacgccataggtacccctatggcgtcggttattagcttataaccgacgccataggggtacctatggcgtcggttatgagctaataaccgacgccataggggatttaccaaccgacgccaaaagcaagcgattttcagttttttcaatttttttttatttaattatataattttaatttcattttatttatatatttaataattttatatattattttatttaatataaattacatatttattttttaaaatgtgaatcaaatattatttaaatttgggtaaaatacataatttaatttcataaaaataattaaatattacacaaacactaatgtaaaattagttaaaaaatattaaagttaataaatctaactacaagttaatctataaaaattacataatgaagaaaaattcttcgacctttcaacctcaatcgtcaccgtgaatcaccgtgaatatctgtttttggatcgtattgcttcttacccccaaactgttaaaaaaattaaaaatttatattagtttatgtatatgtatattatatatttattattatagaatttatatactataatcaataattaaaacttacagctttttgatcttgtatgtaacggctggggttggcacgtgcgacgatgtcagtgatatatttcaaaacataaaatccgcattcttggcttttaggttgtcttggacagtttgcttggtTAATTCCTTGCCACTGGCCAAGATACTCATGTGCGttccctatatacatgaatgccctgtttgggaaaattatattagcatttcaattcgttagttaatttaaagtcgttacataagaagtcattaaattattaccttccgatcatttgttctattacttcgggaattgggcagccttttacagggtttaaatggataattttccttggcgcaaccaccactagcgtccaatgcatcctagaaaattatattggaatataagtaagatagtataaaaataatttgaagacataatatagaaatgaacaattagcactaaagaatttaataaagtttacccgatattccaaggaataaagaacatttggtggttgttgttcattaatgataaccaattagccaatcgtcttgccgcatcgtcaaaagactgactctgttcttcatcgttgatcccatgcactgtgagaagctctgggtcgtaaaacttgaaaaattttctcagaccgttgatgctctcccatatgtgcctgccaaaaaaagtgttagtgtcttataataatttaactataatttgatataaggttaattagattaaagaagagtatacatcattccaaacaacaTTCCATGGTTGCCGATGTACtcacacgtagcaacctgctgcaaatcctctccagataacgtgatctgggtacgcggtgcaatgaatcctcgggggacaggaattgtgattatatcacgtttatctttgagccttaggaattcatgaatcatccattttagcgaattagggatcaacgccatcttctcttccgtgaacaagtcatcttcccgtgcaccacggccttgtggagaaagcatcggagctttcccctttgacgcatcacgtcttgagggcggttgagcgagtggaccctaaacaaaacagaacataatatatatatatatcaaattaaatccaaattctaccgaaatttcggcagcataacggttgtaattgaatgaccccaaaaattttgaacatagCTGTATAatgacaaataacacatatataacagtagttttttcatccatcccaccgcagcacatatattcgcagaacctacttcactacggatgaatatttaagatattcaaactccactaatcattaataattaatttgagttgagaagttacctcggttgttaaaattaagtgtttaggccaaggaaggaacatctggtatacgtccctaacatatctgcactcttcaattgggactgggatttcagcgtcctcttgcaggatttccgaaaccatgatccgggcatgtgaatcatcgtaatcctggcagtgaactttgatcgtacccacatgctcgtacaaataccctcgggccacaatattgtcgatgttgtcagagcagagatgtacttgctgattaagggccgcatggtcatcaaaattgtataggataccttggtcgttgagggaaataaactcctcagcataaatttgtggttgtacctcatcctgaggagcgtatggttgtggaacatacgcctcaccagccacctctccttcttcctcttgttcggcagcgttcCTTCCGTcgcttaagggattggacttcggcttttaatttttcaatctccttcgcttgccgagccacaacatccgacacttcccttttcttccccgccgaacagttgagatgccctggtcaggaacctacaaatcataaaaagcaaattagcaacgattttatttgtgtaactaaataaataacatttgaagtaatagcatacccagcagccctgacacgtccaggatgctctggtgtcccgagcgcctgcgtcaggatatc from Cannabis sativa cultivar Pink pepper isolate KNU-18-1 chromosome 4, ASM2916894v1, whole genome shotgun sequence carries:
- the LOC133037361 gene encoding uncharacterized protein LOC133037361, which translates into the protein MVSEILQEDAEIPVPIEECRYVRDVYQMFLPWPKHLILTTEGPLAQPPSRRDASKGKAPMLSPQGRGAREDDLFTEEKMALIPNSLKWMIHEFLRLKDKRDIITIPVPRGFIAPRTQITLSGEDLQQVATCEYIGNHGMLFGMMYTLL